Proteins from one Chitinophaga oryzae genomic window:
- a CDS encoding ABC transporter permease, giving the protein MKQLLYTEWLKVKNYRTFWIMLLVAVIVIPAGNYVPAQVMSSNDLEQAAKMLGQSPFGFPVVWQTVANISSYMTALLGLMLIILVTNEYTFRTNRQNIIDGWERRQFVYAKLIWVVLLSLAALLTAVLTAFVCGLVYGSKSFSLEGFSYMWYYWLQVVLELCLALLAAVLVKRAGFAMAIFLGYIMMLEQTLVLLLKKYAGPVGGLLPLQTGDELLPFPLVGKMVNNMSDRYDDSVYLTFLLGYIALIIYLVFRKVLKSDL; this is encoded by the coding sequence ATGAAACAACTACTCTATACCGAATGGCTGAAAGTAAAGAACTACCGCACTTTCTGGATAATGCTGCTCGTGGCGGTCATTGTGATACCGGCGGGCAATTACGTGCCGGCACAGGTCATGTCCAGCAACGACCTGGAACAGGCGGCTAAAATGCTGGGCCAATCCCCTTTCGGGTTCCCGGTCGTCTGGCAAACGGTCGCCAATATCAGCAGTTACATGACTGCCTTGCTGGGACTGATGCTCATCATCCTGGTGACGAATGAATATACTTTCCGTACCAACCGGCAAAACATCATCGACGGGTGGGAACGCCGGCAGTTTGTGTACGCCAAACTGATATGGGTGGTGTTGTTGTCGCTGGCAGCGCTGCTGACGGCCGTGCTCACCGCCTTCGTATGCGGCCTGGTGTACGGCAGCAAAAGCTTCAGCCTGGAAGGTTTCAGTTACATGTGGTATTACTGGCTGCAGGTAGTGCTGGAACTCTGCCTGGCCTTACTGGCGGCTGTATTGGTGAAAAGGGCCGGCTTCGCCATGGCTATTTTCCTGGGATACATCATGATGCTGGAACAAACGCTGGTATTGCTGCTGAAGAAATACGCCGGCCCCGTCGGAGGGCTGCTGCCCCTGCAAACAGGCGACGAACTGCTGCCTTTCCCCCTGGTGGGAAAAATGGTGAATAATATGTCAGACCGTTACGACGACAGCGTTTACCTGACCTTTCTGCTGGGGTATATCGCGCTGATCATCTACCTGGTTTTCAGGAAAGTATTAAAGTCGGATTTGTAA
- the surE gene encoding 5'/3'-nucleotidase SurE: MEKQERIILVTNDDGITAPGIRALIEAVRPLGKVVVVAPDSPQSGMGHAITIGVPLRLNQVDIFEDIEAWQCSGTPVDCVKLARDKILHRKPDICVSGINHGANHSINVIYSGTMSAAMEAAIEGIPSAGFSFLEYSYDADFSLPASVAREVTERMLRSDLPAGSLFNVNIPIVDKKDFKGLRLCRQADAKWVEEFDERRDPHGKKYYWLTGEFKNRDVGEDTDVWALENNYASVVPVQFDLTNYKLKKQLEESWKDL, translated from the coding sequence ATGGAAAAACAGGAGCGCATCATATTAGTGACGAATGACGATGGTATAACAGCGCCGGGCATACGGGCTTTGATTGAGGCAGTGCGGCCGTTGGGCAAGGTGGTGGTAGTGGCGCCGGACAGTCCGCAGTCAGGCATGGGGCATGCGATCACTATTGGCGTACCTTTGCGATTGAACCAGGTAGATATTTTTGAAGATATAGAAGCATGGCAATGTTCCGGTACCCCGGTGGACTGTGTGAAACTGGCGAGAGATAAAATACTGCACCGCAAACCGGATATCTGTGTAAGCGGTATCAACCACGGCGCCAATCATTCTATCAACGTAATATATTCAGGCACCATGTCTGCAGCTATGGAAGCGGCCATCGAAGGTATCCCTTCGGCTGGTTTTTCTTTCCTGGAATACAGCTACGATGCTGACTTTTCGCTGCCGGCCAGCGTAGCCCGAGAAGTGACGGAAAGGATGCTGCGCTCCGATCTGCCCGCCGGTAGCCTCTTCAATGTGAATATACCGATAGTAGATAAAAAGGATTTCAAAGGACTGCGCCTTTGCCGCCAGGCAGATGCCAAATGGGTGGAAGAATTCGACGAACGCCGTGACCCGCACGGTAAAAAATATTACTGGCTCACCGGCGAGTTCAAAAACAGGGACGTGGGAGAAGATACGGACGTATGGGCGCTGGAAAACAACTATGCCTCTGTAGTACCGGTACAGTTTGACCTGACCAACTACAAGCTGAAGAAGCAGCTGGAGGAATCCTGGAAGGATCTCTAA
- a CDS encoding ABC transporter ATP-binding protein gives MSILSLQNISKKFGAVQALSGVSFDVPQGAVYGILGPNGSGKTTLLGIVTDVLKADTGSFTLFDQPAAARQRRQIGTLLETPNFYHYLSGYRNLEIAAAIKQRDKQDIGRVLEICGLATRQHAAFKTYSLGMKQRLAIAAVLLGDPEVLILDEPTNGLDPAGIAEVRELVRGLASAGKTIILASHLLDEVEKVCTHVAILRNGRLLRSGSVDVVIARHDYLELAAADNETLKTALLAYPGCTSVQLNGSVVTAVFDTPPEPAQVNSYLAQQGIWLQHLQLRKKSLEKAFLEITNDPA, from the coding sequence GTGTCTATCCTGTCCTTACAAAATATTTCAAAGAAATTCGGCGCTGTGCAGGCTTTGTCCGGCGTGTCGTTCGACGTGCCGCAGGGCGCTGTTTACGGTATCCTCGGCCCGAACGGGAGTGGTAAAACCACCCTGTTGGGCATCGTGACCGATGTCCTGAAAGCCGACACGGGCAGCTTCACCCTGTTCGATCAACCTGCCGCTGCCCGTCAGCGCCGGCAGATAGGGACTTTGCTGGAAACGCCCAATTTTTACCACTATCTCAGCGGATACCGCAACCTGGAGATAGCCGCGGCCATTAAACAACGGGACAAACAGGACATCGGGCGGGTGCTGGAAATATGCGGCCTTGCCACCCGGCAGCATGCGGCTTTTAAAACCTATTCCCTCGGGATGAAACAACGGTTGGCCATCGCAGCAGTGCTGTTGGGCGATCCGGAAGTGCTGATACTGGATGAGCCTACCAACGGGCTGGACCCCGCCGGCATTGCGGAAGTAAGGGAACTGGTGCGGGGCCTGGCCAGCGCCGGTAAAACCATTATCCTCGCCAGCCATCTCCTCGATGAAGTAGAGAAAGTATGCACCCACGTGGCCATCCTGCGCAATGGCAGGCTGCTGCGCTCCGGCAGCGTAGACGTCGTGATCGCCCGCCATGACTACCTGGAGCTGGCCGCTGCGGATAATGAAACGCTTAAAACAGCACTGCTGGCCTATCCGGGCTGTACCAGCGTACAGCTCAACGGCAGCGTGGTAACGGCGGTATTTGACACGCCGCCGGAACCGGCGCAGGTCAACAGCTATCTGGCACAGCAGGGCATCTGGCTGCAACACCTGCAACTCCGCAAAAAGAGCCTCGAAAAAGCATTCCTGGAAATAACCAACGATCCCGCATGA
- a CDS encoding 3-hydroxyacyl-CoA dehydrogenase/enoyl-CoA hydratase family protein translates to MQRHINKVAVLGSGVMGSRIACHFAGIGVQVLLLDIAPKELNDTEKKKNLSLESPAVKNRIVNDALQAAIKSNPSPVYTKDVIKRIKTGNFTDDMKRIADVDWIIEVVVENLNIKKSVFEQVEKFRKPGTLITSNTSGIPIHLMTDGRSEDFQKHFCGTHFFNPPRYLRLLEIIPTPHTDPAVIDFLMHYGDLYLGKTTVLCKDTPAFIANRVGVYSIMAIFHIMQEMGLGIDEVDALTGPVIGRPKSATFRTADVVGIDTLVKVAKGVKENCPNDEEAAIFDIPPFLQKVVDNNWLGDKTGQGFYKKTKGEGGKEILTLNLQTMEYGPKQKPKFASIDAAKPVEDLKQRLRMLAAATDKAGQFYQQFHARLFAYVSHRIPEIADDIYKVDDAMKAGFGWEIGPFESWDLLGVEASVKLVEEKGLTVAQWVKDMLGKGIKSFYKAENGKKFYYDIATQAYKTVPGEGEFIILENFSNNIVWKNSACNLIDIGDGVVCFDWKTKMNTIGGEVLEGLNKAVDRAEKDFRGLVVGNEGTNFSAGANVGMIFMLAAEQEYDELDMAVRLFQRSTMRLRYSSIPVVVAPHALTLGGGCEMALHADKVQAAAETYIGLVELGVGLIPGGGGTKEMALRASLEFKEGRIEEEPLKDYFMTVATAKVATSGFEGFDMGVLRKGHDEVTMNASRLIADAKRSVIALADEGYTQPVERTDIKVMGRSALGALLAGVYAMRFGNYISDHDQKVANKLAYVMCGGDLTEPSFVSEQYLLDLEREAFLSLCGERKTLERLQSVIKTGKPVRN, encoded by the coding sequence ATGCAAAGACACATCAACAAAGTAGCCGTCCTCGGCTCGGGAGTAATGGGATCAAGAATTGCCTGCCACTTTGCAGGTATCGGCGTACAGGTTTTACTGCTGGATATAGCGCCGAAAGAGCTGAATGATACTGAAAAGAAAAAGAACCTCTCGCTGGAGAGCCCTGCTGTGAAGAACCGGATTGTGAACGATGCGTTGCAAGCTGCCATAAAATCAAACCCCTCGCCGGTATACACCAAAGATGTGATCAAACGCATTAAAACCGGCAACTTCACCGACGACATGAAACGGATAGCGGATGTGGACTGGATCATCGAAGTGGTCGTGGAAAACCTGAACATCAAAAAATCCGTGTTCGAACAGGTGGAGAAATTCCGTAAACCCGGCACCCTCATCACTTCCAATACCTCCGGTATCCCCATCCACCTGATGACGGACGGCCGCAGTGAAGATTTTCAGAAACATTTCTGCGGTACCCACTTCTTTAACCCGCCGCGCTACCTGCGCCTGCTCGAAATTATACCCACCCCGCATACAGACCCCGCTGTGATCGATTTCCTGATGCACTACGGTGACCTGTACCTCGGCAAAACCACCGTGCTCTGTAAAGACACGCCGGCATTCATTGCCAACAGGGTAGGGGTATATTCCATCATGGCCATCTTCCATATCATGCAGGAAATGGGCCTGGGCATCGACGAAGTGGATGCGCTGACAGGCCCGGTGATAGGCCGCCCCAAGTCAGCCACCTTCCGCACGGCAGATGTGGTAGGGATCGATACCCTCGTCAAAGTGGCCAAAGGCGTGAAAGAAAACTGTCCCAACGATGAAGAAGCCGCTATCTTCGATATCCCTCCCTTCCTTCAGAAAGTGGTGGATAACAACTGGTTGGGTGATAAAACAGGACAAGGCTTTTACAAAAAAACGAAAGGAGAGGGCGGCAAGGAAATTCTTACGCTCAACCTGCAAACGATGGAATACGGGCCCAAACAGAAGCCCAAATTCGCCAGCATCGATGCCGCCAAACCGGTGGAAGACCTGAAACAACGGCTCCGCATGCTGGCAGCCGCCACAGATAAAGCGGGACAGTTCTACCAACAGTTCCATGCCCGCCTCTTCGCTTACGTGTCCCACCGCATCCCGGAAATAGCTGACGATATCTACAAAGTTGACGACGCCATGAAAGCCGGCTTCGGCTGGGAGATAGGCCCCTTCGAAAGCTGGGACCTGCTGGGAGTGGAAGCATCCGTGAAACTGGTGGAAGAAAAAGGCCTCACCGTAGCACAATGGGTGAAAGACATGCTGGGTAAAGGCATCAAAAGCTTCTACAAAGCAGAAAACGGCAAGAAATTCTACTACGATATCGCTACCCAGGCATATAAAACCGTACCGGGTGAAGGCGAATTCATTATACTGGAAAACTTCTCCAATAACATCGTCTGGAAAAACAGCGCCTGCAACCTGATAGACATCGGCGACGGCGTGGTGTGCTTCGACTGGAAAACCAAGATGAACACCATCGGCGGTGAAGTACTGGAAGGACTGAACAAGGCGGTAGACCGCGCCGAGAAAGACTTCCGCGGCCTCGTGGTAGGCAACGAAGGCACCAACTTCTCCGCCGGCGCCAATGTAGGCATGATCTTCATGCTGGCTGCCGAACAGGAATACGATGAGCTGGACATGGCGGTACGCCTCTTCCAGCGTTCTACCATGCGCCTGCGCTATTCTTCCATCCCCGTGGTAGTGGCCCCGCATGCGCTGACCCTCGGCGGCGGCTGCGAAATGGCGCTGCACGCCGATAAAGTACAGGCTGCCGCAGAAACCTACATCGGCCTCGTGGAACTGGGCGTAGGCCTGATCCCCGGCGGCGGCGGCACCAAAGAAATGGCCCTCCGCGCCAGCCTCGAATTCAAGGAAGGCCGCATCGAGGAAGAACCGCTGAAAGACTACTTCATGACCGTTGCCACCGCTAAAGTGGCCACCTCCGGTTTTGAAGGCTTCGATATGGGCGTGCTCCGTAAAGGACATGACGAGGTGACCATGAACGCCTCCCGCCTGATTGCCGACGCCAAACGCAGCGTGATAGCGCTGGCAGACGAAGGCTATACCCAACCAGTGGAACGGACAGACATCAAGGTAATGGGCCGCAGCGCACTGGGAGCCCTGCTCGCCGGCGTATATGCCATGCGGTTTGGTAACTACATCTCCGACCACGATCAGAAAGTGGCCAACAAACTGGCATATGTGATGTGTGGCGGCGACCTCACGGAACCGTCTTTCGTGAGTGAACAATACCTGCTGGACCTGGAAAGAGAAGCCTTCCTGAGCCTCTGCGGTGAACGCAAAACACTGGAACGCCTGCAAAGCGTGATCAAAACAGGCAAGCCGGTACGTAACTGA
- the lpxB gene encoding lipid-A-disaccharide synthase, which produces MKYYIIAGEASGDLHGSNLVKQMKQLDTAADIRGWGGDMMEAAGVNVVKHYRELAFMGFVEVVMNLRTILRNMETCKKDIAAFKPDVLVLVDYPGFNMRIAEWARQQGIKIVYYISPQVWAWKENRVKKLKRDVDKMLCILPFEQDFYRKWNYETEYVGHPLVEVVKKAKEEPADAPLADKPIIAVLPGSRKQEVSVKLPIMLTMAKHFPEYQFVVAQAPSLDDHFLESLTGQHPNVSMVKGKTYKLLRQAEAALVTSGTATLETALFGVPEVVCYKGNPISYFFAKRLIKVKYISLVNLIMDRLVVKELIQHDLTEENLLKELTCLLKDDKARRQLKADYAELWHKLGERDASRRAAEIIVDYAQNK; this is translated from the coding sequence TTGAAATATTACATTATAGCAGGAGAGGCATCCGGTGATCTGCATGGCAGTAACCTGGTGAAGCAGATGAAGCAGCTGGACACGGCAGCGGATATACGGGGATGGGGAGGCGATATGATGGAAGCCGCCGGCGTGAATGTGGTAAAACACTACCGGGAGCTGGCTTTTATGGGCTTCGTGGAAGTGGTTATGAACCTCCGCACGATCCTGCGTAATATGGAGACCTGTAAAAAAGACATCGCTGCATTTAAACCCGATGTGCTGGTACTGGTAGACTATCCCGGCTTTAACATGCGTATTGCCGAATGGGCCAGACAGCAGGGAATTAAAATCGTGTATTATATCTCTCCCCAGGTATGGGCCTGGAAAGAGAATCGCGTAAAGAAGCTCAAACGCGACGTGGACAAAATGTTGTGCATACTGCCTTTTGAGCAGGACTTTTACCGTAAATGGAATTACGAAACGGAATATGTAGGCCACCCGCTGGTGGAGGTGGTCAAGAAGGCCAAAGAAGAACCGGCCGATGCTCCGCTGGCTGACAAGCCTATTATCGCGGTGCTGCCCGGCAGCCGCAAACAGGAAGTCAGCGTGAAACTGCCGATCATGCTCACCATGGCCAAACATTTCCCCGAATACCAGTTTGTGGTGGCGCAGGCGCCCAGTCTCGATGATCACTTCCTGGAAAGCCTCACCGGGCAACACCCCAATGTGTCTATGGTAAAAGGCAAAACCTATAAGCTGCTGCGCCAGGCCGAAGCAGCCCTCGTAACCTCAGGCACCGCCACCCTGGAAACAGCCCTCTTCGGCGTACCGGAAGTAGTATGCTACAAAGGCAACCCTATCTCTTATTTCTTCGCTAAAAGACTGATCAAGGTAAAATACATCTCGCTGGTCAACCTGATCATGGACCGGCTGGTGGTAAAAGAGCTGATCCAGCACGACCTGACAGAAGAAAATCTGCTGAAGGAACTGACCTGCCTGCTGAAAGACGATAAAGCCCGCCGGCAACTGAAAGCCGACTATGCTGAACTATGGCATAAACTCGGTGAAAGGGACGCCAGCAGAAGAGCGGCGGAAATCATTGTCGACTATGCTCAAAATAAATGA
- the metG gene encoding methionine--tRNA ligase, producing the protein MGNFNRYLITAALPYANGPVHIGHLAGCYLPADIYVRYLRAKKADVKFICGSDEHGVPITIKAMKENVTPQDVVDRYHKIIGDSFAAMGISFDIFARTSAPIHHTTASDFFLKMYNDGLFEEKESEQYFDPEKQVFLADRYIIGTCPKCGNDKAYGDQCERCGTSLSPDELINPHSALSNAVPVKKATKHWYMPLQNYEPWLKEWLLEGHKDWKNNVYGQCKSWLDAGLQSRAMTRDSNWGIKVPLPDAEGKVLYVWFDAPIGYISATKELTPDWADYWCKDDTKLVHFIGKDNIVFHCIIFPAMLKAHGGFVLPENVPANEFLNIEGEKVSTSRNWAVWIHDYIKDFPDQQDVLRYVLCATAPETKDNDFTWKDFQTRNNSELVANLGNFVNRTMVLTHKLCGGKVPRLHEEVADDTDKEMLAAFQATKESVEASLEAYRFREAQAGMMDLADQGNKYMQKKEPWILAKAIENIKAGKPAGDYTEADIPALQAKIDNCLHICLQLMANLAILSNPFLPFTSRKICHLLKVVDRMLEWENAGSAKLVSVGYSLREPELLFKKIEDDTIAAQVEKLHAGLVKPAAEAAPVAAQPAAPAKAEIQYDDFAKLDLRVGTIIQAEKVEKADKLLKLLVDIGTEQRTVVSGIAMHFNPADIIGKQVTLVANLAPRKMRGIESQGMILMAEDNGKLVFVNPAETVAPGSGVS; encoded by the coding sequence ATGGGAAATTTTAACAGATATCTAATAACTGCGGCGCTACCTTATGCCAATGGCCCTGTCCACATTGGACACCTGGCTGGCTGCTACCTGCCCGCAGATATTTACGTGCGTTATCTGCGCGCTAAAAAGGCAGATGTAAAATTTATTTGCGGTTCTGACGAACACGGGGTACCTATCACCATCAAGGCGATGAAAGAGAATGTAACCCCGCAGGACGTCGTAGACCGTTACCACAAAATCATCGGCGACAGCTTCGCCGCCATGGGCATCTCTTTCGATATTTTCGCACGCACCAGCGCTCCCATACACCATACCACTGCGTCCGACTTTTTCCTGAAGATGTACAATGACGGCCTTTTTGAAGAAAAAGAATCGGAACAGTACTTCGACCCGGAAAAACAGGTTTTCCTGGCCGACCGCTATATTATCGGCACCTGCCCCAAATGCGGCAACGATAAAGCCTATGGCGACCAGTGCGAACGCTGCGGCACTTCCCTGAGCCCGGATGAACTGATCAACCCGCACTCAGCCCTCAGCAACGCTGTGCCGGTAAAAAAAGCGACCAAACACTGGTACATGCCCCTTCAGAACTATGAACCATGGCTGAAGGAATGGCTGCTGGAAGGTCATAAAGACTGGAAGAATAACGTGTACGGCCAGTGCAAAAGCTGGCTGGACGCCGGCCTGCAAAGCCGCGCCATGACGCGTGACAGCAACTGGGGAATCAAAGTGCCACTGCCCGACGCTGAAGGCAAAGTGCTGTACGTATGGTTTGACGCGCCCATCGGCTACATCTCCGCCACCAAAGAACTGACACCCGACTGGGCCGACTACTGGTGCAAGGATGACACCAAGCTGGTGCACTTCATCGGGAAAGACAATATCGTGTTCCACTGTATCATCTTCCCGGCCATGCTGAAGGCCCACGGCGGATTCGTGCTGCCGGAAAACGTACCGGCCAACGAGTTCCTGAACATCGAAGGCGAAAAAGTATCCACTTCCCGCAACTGGGCCGTATGGATACACGATTATATCAAGGATTTCCCTGACCAGCAGGATGTACTCCGGTACGTACTGTGCGCCACCGCCCCGGAAACAAAAGACAACGACTTCACCTGGAAAGACTTCCAGACCCGCAATAACAGCGAACTGGTGGCCAACCTGGGCAACTTCGTGAACCGTACCATGGTGCTCACTCATAAGTTGTGCGGTGGTAAAGTGCCCCGCCTGCATGAAGAGGTGGCAGATGATACCGATAAAGAAATGCTGGCGGCTTTCCAGGCAACGAAAGAAAGCGTGGAAGCCAGCCTGGAAGCTTACCGTTTCCGCGAAGCGCAAGCCGGCATGATGGACCTTGCCGATCAGGGCAATAAATATATGCAGAAAAAAGAGCCATGGATCCTGGCCAAGGCCATCGAAAATATCAAAGCAGGCAAACCTGCGGGCGATTACACAGAGGCAGACATCCCTGCATTACAGGCTAAAATAGACAATTGCCTGCATATATGCCTGCAGCTGATGGCTAATCTGGCGATCCTCAGCAATCCATTCCTGCCCTTCACTTCCCGGAAAATCTGTCATCTCCTGAAAGTGGTAGACCGTATGCTGGAATGGGAAAACGCAGGCAGCGCCAAACTGGTGAGCGTAGGCTACTCCCTGCGTGAACCGGAACTGCTGTTTAAGAAAATTGAAGATGATACCATCGCGGCACAGGTGGAGAAACTGCATGCAGGCCTCGTGAAGCCGGCTGCAGAAGCAGCACCCGTCGCAGCGCAGCCCGCAGCACCGGCCAAAGCAGAGATACAGTACGACGATTTCGCCAAACTGGACCTGCGCGTAGGCACCATCATACAGGCGGAGAAAGTGGAAAAAGCGGATAAACTGCTCAAACTGCTGGTAGACATCGGTACAGAACAGCGTACAGTCGTTTCCGGTATAGCCATGCACTTCAATCCTGCCGACATCATCGGCAAGCAGGTGACCCTGGTCGCCAACCTGGCCCCCCGTAAAATGCGCGGTATCGAAAGCCAGGGTATGATACTCATGGCGGAAGACAACGGTAAACTGGTATTTGTGAACCCGGCAGAAACGGTTGCTCCCGGCAGCGGTGTTAGCTGA
- a CDS encoding S66 peptidase family protein gives MVKIPPYLKKGDLIGVMCPSSKMELQAAEYAAGVISSWGYRVHLGITVGTSFHNFSAPDELRLEELQDMLDDPEIKAIVFGRGGYGMVCILDKLDFTRFRKHPKWLCGYSDVTTLHAHIHQRYGIPTIHSLMCSGITPETAEDEYVNSLAAVLKGKSYRYTTASHTLNREGSASGLLVGGNLSLLANASGSKSQIDTKDKILLLEDIGEYRYNIDRMMYNLKRAGWLDKLAGLVVGAFTDGRETTTPFGQTEYEIIHNMVKEYDYPVCFGFPSGHQPENYSLKLGMKHELKVGELRSTLKL, from the coding sequence ATGGTAAAAATTCCGCCATATCTGAAAAAAGGCGATCTGATAGGAGTAATGTGCCCCAGCAGTAAAATGGAGTTGCAGGCGGCCGAATATGCTGCCGGCGTAATTTCATCCTGGGGCTACCGGGTGCATCTGGGCATCACGGTGGGTACCAGTTTTCATAATTTCTCTGCGCCGGACGAACTTCGGCTCGAAGAGCTTCAGGACATGCTGGATGATCCCGAAATAAAGGCGATCGTGTTCGGACGCGGCGGCTACGGCATGGTATGTATACTTGACAAGCTCGATTTTACCCGTTTCCGCAAGCATCCCAAATGGCTCTGTGGCTACAGCGATGTGACCACCCTGCACGCCCATATCCATCAGCGTTACGGCATCCCTACCATTCACTCGCTGATGTGTAGCGGCATCACGCCGGAAACTGCTGAGGATGAATATGTGAACAGCCTGGCAGCCGTGCTGAAAGGCAAGTCCTACCGCTATACAACGGCTTCGCATACACTGAACCGCGAAGGCAGCGCCTCCGGCCTGCTGGTAGGCGGCAACCTCTCCCTGCTGGCCAATGCTTCCGGCAGCAAATCGCAGATCGATACCAAAGATAAAATCCTCCTGCTCGAAGATATCGGGGAGTACCGCTATAATATCGACAGGATGATGTATAACCTCAAACGCGCCGGCTGGCTCGACAAACTTGCCGGCCTGGTGGTAGGCGCTTTCACTGATGGCAGGGAAACCACTACCCCCTTCGGTCAAACGGAATACGAGATCATCCACAATATGGTAAAGGAATACGACTACCCCGTGTGTTTCGGCTTCCCTTCCGGGCATCAGCCGGAGAACTATTCCCTGAAACTGGGTATGAAACACGAGCTGAAAGTGGGTGAACTACGCAGCACCCTGAAGCTGTGA
- a CDS encoding DUF6728 family protein codes for MKRFWQQILRYFYIGKGDPNAPKTRYVAMMHGMNRISIIVFLIALIILIVRLIRKH; via the coding sequence ATGAAACGTTTCTGGCAACAAATATTAAGATACTTCTATATTGGCAAGGGAGATCCCAACGCGCCTAAAACACGTTATGTAGCGATGATGCACGGCATGAACCGCATCTCCATCATCGTTTTTCTGATTGCACTGATTATACTGATTGTCAGGCTGATAAGAAAGCACTAA